Proteins found in one Candidatus Methylomirabilota bacterium genomic segment:
- a CDS encoding transketolase translates to MANPDVTKLESIAREGRVQIIRMLTHAGSGHPGGSLSVIDILTTLYFNRMRYDPARPRWEDRDRFVLSKGHCVPAQYYCMAKAGYFPMDRLITLRKLGSPLQGHPDRVMLPGIEAATGSLGQGLSVAAGMALGLKLSDKAGRVYCVVGDGESQEGQIWETLMSAPKLGAPDHHLDNLCVILDYNGIQLDGFVKKILDLEPVTDKLKSFGWPVLEVTGHDIAQVDKALDQAEATKGAPTFIVAHTVKGKGVSFMENEPEWHGKAPKPEEAVRAIHEIAGDPLPAWAAPVVAELSALGKK, encoded by the coding sequence ATGGCGAACCCGGACGTGACGAAGCTCGAGTCCATCGCCCGCGAGGGGCGCGTGCAGATCATCCGGATGCTCACCCACGCGGGATCCGGGCATCCGGGCGGCTCGCTGTCGGTGATCGACATCCTCACCACGCTCTACTTCAATCGCATGCGCTACGATCCCGCGCGCCCGCGCTGGGAGGATCGCGACCGGTTCGTGCTCTCCAAGGGCCACTGCGTGCCCGCGCAGTACTACTGCATGGCGAAGGCCGGCTATTTCCCGATGGACCGGCTCATCACGCTGCGCAAGCTGGGCAGCCCGCTCCAGGGCCACCCGGATCGGGTCATGCTGCCCGGCATCGAGGCCGCCACCGGCTCGCTCGGCCAGGGCCTCTCGGTCGCGGCGGGCATGGCGCTGGGGCTCAAGCTGTCCGACAAGGCCGGGCGGGTGTACTGCGTGGTCGGCGACGGCGAGAGCCAGGAGGGACAGATCTGGGAGACCCTCATGTCCGCGCCCAAGCTGGGGGCGCCGGACCATCACCTGGACAACCTCTGCGTGATCCTGGACTACAACGGCATCCAGCTCGACGGCTTCGTCAAGAAGATCCTCGATCTGGAGCCGGTGACCGACAAGCTGAAGTCGTTCGGCTGGCCGGTGCTCGAGGTGACCGGGCACGACATCGCCCAGGTGGACAAGGCGCTCGATCAGGCCGAGGCCACCAAGGGCGCGCCGACCTTCATCGTGGCCCACACCGTCAAGGGCAAGGGCGTGTCGTTCATGGAGAACGAGCCGGAGTGGCACGGCAAGGCGCCGAAACCGGAGGAGGCGGTGCGCGCGATCCACGAGATCGCGGGCGATCCCCTGCCCGCGTGGGCCGCGCCGGTGGTGGCGGAGCTGTCCGCCCTGGGGAAGAAGTGA
- a CDS encoding transketolase C-terminal domain-containing protein has translation MAAKASRAAFGEALIELGARDERIVTLDADLAKSTMTTGFAKKFPSRAFDVGIAESGMIGLAAGLALTGHVPFACSFACFLVGRFETIRVSVAYSDAPVKLVGTHVGVAIGEDGYTQMGLEDIACLRSLPNIPIVQPADEIETKQAVAYAVEHAGPIYLRLTRQNLEPVHEAGYRFRFGRADVLRPGNDVSILTTGGPVWNTLEAAGTLAAEGVHAEVINVATIKPLDDEAILRSAGRTGHVVTVEDHSIHGGLGSAVAELLGEVMPTPLKRIGVTTFGESGDAKGLYARHGLDPDGIAATVHKFLAR, from the coding sequence ATGGCGGCCAAGGCCTCGCGCGCCGCGTTCGGCGAAGCGCTGATCGAGCTGGGCGCCCGGGACGAGCGAATCGTCACCCTCGACGCCGATCTCGCCAAGTCCACCATGACCACCGGCTTCGCCAAGAAGTTCCCGTCGCGCGCCTTCGACGTGGGCATCGCCGAGTCGGGGATGATCGGGCTGGCCGCGGGGCTGGCCCTCACCGGGCACGTGCCCTTCGCGTGCTCCTTCGCCTGTTTCCTGGTCGGGCGCTTCGAGACGATCCGGGTGTCGGTCGCCTACAGCGACGCCCCGGTGAAGCTCGTGGGCACCCACGTCGGGGTGGCGATCGGCGAGGACGGCTACACCCAGATGGGGCTCGAGGACATCGCCTGCCTGCGGTCGCTGCCGAACATCCCGATCGTGCAGCCCGCCGACGAGATCGAGACGAAGCAGGCGGTCGCCTACGCGGTGGAGCACGCGGGGCCCATCTATCTGCGCCTCACCCGGCAGAACCTCGAGCCGGTGCACGAGGCGGGATACCGCTTCCGGTTCGGGCGAGCCGATGTGCTGCGCCCGGGCAACGACGTGTCGATCCTCACCACCGGCGGCCCGGTGTGGAACACGCTCGAGGCCGCGGGCACGCTCGCGGCCGAGGGTGTTCACGCCGAGGTGATCAACGTGGCCACCATCAAGCCGCTCGACGACGAAGCCATCCTCCGGTCGGCGGGGCGCACCGGCCACGTGGTGACGGTGGAGGATCATTCGATCCACGGCGGCCTCGGCAGCGCGGTGGCCGAGCTGCTCGGCGAGGTGATGCCGACGCCGCTGAAGCGGATCGGCGTGACGACGTTCGGCGAGTCGGGCGACGCCAAGGGCCTGTACGCGCGTCACGGGCTCGATCCCGACGGCATCGCGGCGACCGTGCACAAGTTCCTCGCGCGCTAA
- a CDS encoding methyltransferase domain-containing protein, with product MKTSTPMRALGLLLLTAGCTSPMPDSPFLVTAPRPAGEAPFLVTPLEIIDQMLGLAKVGPDDVVYDLGSGDGRIVISAVKDFGARQAVGIEIDGTLVAKSRHYAQQAGVADRVTFVEQDFFKADFSRATVVTLYLTRDVNLRLRPKLLAELRPGTRIVSFNFDMGDWRPHAWIRVDANGRALPVYLWVVPPRR from the coding sequence GTGAAGACTAGCACGCCGATGCGGGCGCTCGGGCTGCTCCTGCTGACCGCCGGGTGCACGTCGCCGATGCCGGACTCTCCGTTCCTGGTCACCGCGCCGCGCCCGGCCGGTGAGGCGCCGTTCCTGGTCACGCCGCTCGAGATCATCGACCAGATGCTCGGGCTGGCCAAGGTGGGGCCGGACGACGTGGTCTACGATCTGGGGTCCGGCGACGGCCGCATCGTCATCTCGGCGGTCAAGGACTTCGGCGCCCGCCAGGCCGTGGGCATCGAGATCGACGGGACGCTGGTGGCCAAGAGCCGCCACTACGCGCAGCAGGCGGGGGTGGCCGATCGGGTGACCTTCGTCGAGCAGGACTTCTTCAAGGCCGACTTCTCCCGCGCGACCGTGGTGACGCTCTATCTCACCCGCGACGTCAACCTCCGGCTCCGGCCGAAGCTCCTGGCCGAGCTGCGCCCGGGGACGCGGATCGTGTCGTTCAACTTCGACATGGGGGACTGGCGACCCCACGCCTGGATCCGGGTGGACGCGAACGGGCGCGCCCTGCCCGTCTACCTCTGGGTGGTGCCGCCGCGGCGCTGA
- a CDS encoding DUF2214 family protein: MISAIVSSLHVLALALGLPAVFLRGRALKGALDGDGVRRLLAADSVWGLAALLWIVTGLLRAFGGLEKGTGFYLQSRLFWVKMALFASVLLLEIRPMVTFIRWRARLARGQSVDTSSARSLYTINHVELAIVVLLVFVASFMARGFGH, from the coding sequence GTGATCTCCGCGATCGTGTCCTCGCTGCACGTGCTCGCGCTGGCCCTGGGCCTGCCCGCGGTGTTCCTGCGCGGCCGGGCGCTCAAGGGCGCGCTGGACGGAGACGGCGTGCGCCGGCTCCTCGCCGCGGACAGCGTGTGGGGACTGGCCGCGCTGCTGTGGATCGTCACCGGGCTGCTGCGCGCGTTCGGCGGGCTCGAGAAGGGCACCGGGTTCTACCTCCAGTCCCGCCTCTTCTGGGTGAAGATGGCTCTCTTCGCTTCGGTGCTGCTGCTCGAGATCCGCCCGATGGTCACCTTCATCCGCTGGCGCGCGCGGCTGGCCCGCGGACAGTCGGTGGACACGAGCTCGGCCCGATCCCTCTACACGATCAACCACGTCGAGCTGGCCATCGTGGTGCTCCTGGTCTTCGTGGCGAGCTTCATGGCGCGCGGGTTCGGCCACTAG
- a CDS encoding high-affinity nickel-transport family protein — protein MSEVPVPALVLGLLFGIQHATDADHVIAVATIVARTRRFSAGALVGAFWGLGHTVTITLVGILIVVFHVGFSPQVALWLEFGAAAMLIWIGTLRIVSAFRDSDPVPVAHLSEPHAHETERPALHSHPHRHGAVAHRHPHVHPPMRLQRALQTVGPAQALRSALVGLVHGLAGSAAVALLVLSTMRSAAGAIGYLLLFGGGTILGMTAITGLLSLPFTIGGPRMARSRPVLAFATGALSLAFGLYLAFQIGFANGLLGRVAATPR, from the coding sequence ATGAGCGAAGTTCCGGTGCCCGCGCTCGTGCTGGGCCTGCTCTTCGGCATCCAGCACGCCACCGACGCCGACCACGTCATCGCGGTCGCCACCATCGTGGCGCGGACCCGGCGCTTCAGCGCGGGGGCGCTGGTCGGAGCCTTCTGGGGCCTCGGGCACACCGTGACGATCACCCTGGTCGGCATCCTGATCGTCGTCTTCCACGTCGGGTTCTCACCCCAGGTGGCGCTCTGGCTCGAGTTCGGGGCGGCGGCGATGCTGATCTGGATCGGCACGCTGCGCATCGTCTCGGCCTTCCGCGACTCGGATCCGGTGCCGGTCGCGCACCTGAGCGAGCCGCACGCGCACGAGACCGAGCGGCCCGCGCTGCACAGCCATCCCCACCGGCACGGCGCGGTGGCGCACCGCCACCCCCACGTCCACCCGCCGATGCGGCTCCAGCGCGCCCTGCAGACGGTGGGACCGGCCCAGGCGCTCCGCTCGGCCCTGGTCGGGCTCGTCCACGGCCTCGCCGGGAGTGCGGCGGTCGCCCTCCTGGTGCTCTCCACCATGCGCAGCGCCGCCGGGGCGATCGGCTACCTGTTGCTCTTCGGCGGCGGGACCATCCTGGGGATGACCGCGATCACCGGGCTCCTCTCGCTGCCGTTCACGATCGGCGGGCCGCGGATGGCGCGCAGCCGCCCGGTCCTGGCCTTCGCCACCGGAGCGCTCTCGCTCGCCTTCGGCCTCTACCTGGCGTTTCAGATCGGCTTCGCCAACGGCCTGCTGGGCCGGGTCGCCGCGACTCCGCGCTAG
- a CDS encoding ABC transporter permease yields MSSRAEPLPAVPSRGEGWAEEWVRLTAFAYRNLIMARRNVFFLFELTFWPGVAMISHGLLTRFLDLTPPMTAFILVGTIALSAVQVCQLDVAYAVLFDIWSKSMKHQFLTPVRIHHLALGSWLVGVGRGVIVWGLMALIGSRAFGFDFVGAGAPRVAMFLLGCFMTALVIGLLVCALVLLFGTRAETSAWAAVNFFVMLSGIYYPVSVLPGWAQTLSAGIPLTYFLDGIRAGYGFPSAYAHPFAIGFALSLLYVVLAHWALAAAVTRSRRTGLLLKVSE; encoded by the coding sequence TTGAGCTCGCGCGCTGAGCCGCTGCCCGCGGTCCCCTCGCGCGGCGAGGGGTGGGCCGAGGAGTGGGTGCGCCTCACCGCGTTCGCCTACCGCAACCTGATCATGGCCCGGCGCAACGTGTTCTTCCTCTTCGAGCTCACGTTCTGGCCGGGCGTGGCCATGATCTCGCACGGGCTGCTCACGCGGTTCCTCGATCTCACCCCGCCGATGACCGCGTTCATCCTCGTCGGCACCATCGCGCTCTCCGCGGTGCAGGTGTGCCAGCTCGACGTGGCCTACGCGGTGCTCTTCGACATCTGGTCGAAGTCCATGAAGCACCAGTTCCTGACCCCGGTACGCATCCACCATCTCGCCCTGGGCTCGTGGCTGGTCGGGGTGGGACGCGGAGTGATCGTCTGGGGTCTCATGGCCCTGATCGGCAGCCGGGCCTTCGGCTTCGACTTCGTCGGCGCGGGCGCGCCGCGGGTCGCGATGTTCCTGCTGGGCTGCTTCATGACCGCGCTGGTGATCGGCCTGCTCGTCTGCGCCCTCGTGCTGCTCTTCGGCACCCGGGCCGAGACCTCGGCGTGGGCGGCGGTGAACTTCTTCGTGATGCTGTCCGGCATCTACTATCCGGTCTCGGTGCTGCCCGGGTGGGCCCAGACCCTCTCGGCCGGCATCCCGCTGACCTATTTCCTCGACGGCATCCGCGCCGGCTACGGCTTCCCGTCCGCCTACGCGCATCCCTTCGCGATCGGCTTCGCCCTGTCGCTGCTGTACGTGGTCCTGGCCCACTGGGCGCTGGCCGCCGCAGTCACCCGCTCGCGCCGCACCGGCCTGCTGCTCAAGGTCTCCGAGTGA
- a CDS encoding ABC transporter ATP-binding protein, with protein MRDLAKTFRSGWLRRRETEALRGANLRVERGAIFGLLGPNGAGKTTLLSILATLLLPDRGTATILGHDVVREAFAIRRRLNMASGNASFVWSLRPAEVLSFYGRLYGLHGRALRSRVGELVERFELLPHLKTEYNELSTGLKQRLALAKALLNEPEVLFLDEPTLGLDPDVSIRIRGQIAELRRERGTTIILTTHYMREAEELCDRIAFIKGGRILAEGSADDLKRQIRIGDVIALRLEPAAPFGLAALPGMMQVQARGDRVECTVDSSEKRLPELLRWLADHGVLVRDCQVHEPELEEVFVELAR; from the coding sequence GTGCGCGACCTCGCGAAGACCTTCCGCTCCGGGTGGCTCCGCCGCCGCGAGACGGAGGCGCTGCGCGGAGCCAATCTCCGCGTGGAGCGCGGGGCGATCTTCGGCCTCCTCGGGCCCAACGGGGCGGGCAAGACCACGCTGCTGTCCATCCTGGCCACCCTGCTGCTGCCCGATCGCGGCACCGCGACGATCCTGGGCCACGACGTCGTGCGCGAGGCCTTCGCGATCCGGCGTCGGCTCAACATGGCCAGCGGCAACGCCTCGTTCGTGTGGAGCCTGCGGCCGGCCGAGGTGCTGTCCTTCTACGGTCGACTCTACGGGCTGCACGGGCGCGCGCTGCGGAGCCGAGTCGGCGAGCTGGTCGAGCGCTTCGAGCTGCTCCCGCACCTGAAGACCGAGTACAACGAGCTGTCCACCGGGCTCAAGCAGCGGCTGGCCCTCGCCAAGGCCCTGCTCAACGAGCCCGAGGTGCTCTTCCTGGACGAGCCCACCCTGGGGCTCGACCCCGACGTGTCGATCCGCATTCGCGGCCAGATCGCCGAGCTGCGGCGCGAGCGCGGCACCACCATCATCCTCACCACCCACTACATGCGCGAGGCCGAGGAGCTCTGCGACCGCATCGCGTTCATCAAGGGCGGCCGCATCCTGGCCGAGGGCTCGGCGGACGACCTGAAGCGGCAGATCCGCATCGGCGACGTGATCGCGCTGCGCCTGGAGCCGGCCGCGCCCTTCGGCCTCGCCGCGCTGCCCGGGATGATGCAGGTGCAGGCGCGCGGCGATCGCGTGGAGTGTACGGTGGATTCGTCGGAGAAGCGGCTCCCCGAGCTCCTGCGCTGGCTCGCCGATCACGGTGTGCTCGTCCGGGATTGCCAGGTGCACGAGCCCGAGCTGGAAGAGGTCTTCGTTGAGCTCGCGCGCTGA
- a CDS encoding nuclear transport factor 2 family protein, producing the protein MEPTESEGLVEANARFYRVFESQDLERMDAIWSHGDHVRCVHPGWCLLAGWEAIRGSWETIFKNSTEMRFSLGDVHAHVEGGLGWVTCTENILSEARGNISVTSVLATNIFERHGAEWLMVHHHASHILTGDPAAQS; encoded by the coding sequence GTGGAGCCGACGGAATCCGAGGGGCTGGTGGAGGCCAACGCGCGCTTCTACCGCGTCTTCGAGAGCCAGGACCTCGAGCGGATGGACGCGATCTGGTCTCACGGCGATCACGTGCGCTGCGTGCATCCCGGGTGGTGCCTGCTCGCCGGGTGGGAGGCGATCCGCGGCTCGTGGGAGACGATCTTCAAGAACAGCACCGAGATGCGCTTCAGCCTCGGCGACGTCCACGCGCACGTCGAGGGCGGGCTCGGCTGGGTCACCTGCACCGAGAACATCCTGTCGGAGGCGCGCGGCAACATCTCGGTCACCTCGGTGCTCGCCACCAACATCTTCGAGCGCCACGGCGCGGAGTGGCTGATGGTCCATCACCACGCGTCCCACATCCTGACCGGTGATCCCGCCGCCCAGAGCTGA
- a CDS encoding cupin domain-containing protein has product MEAVKDSSHLYEVERRARHAERPGFRISELQISATQQVPWHYHTRVQDTFYVLEGRLRIFLRDPKEEVRLEPGQTYAVKPGRPHLVTNGGDVSAVFLVLQGLGEYDYVPLT; this is encoded by the coding sequence ATGGAAGCGGTCAAGGACTCCAGTCATCTCTACGAAGTCGAGCGTCGCGCCCGCCACGCCGAGCGGCCGGGGTTCCGCATCTCGGAGCTGCAGATCTCTGCCACCCAGCAGGTGCCGTGGCACTACCACACGCGGGTCCAGGACACCTTCTACGTGCTGGAGGGCCGGCTGCGGATCTTCCTGCGGGACCCGAAGGAGGAGGTCCGGCTCGAGCCCGGCCAGACCTACGCGGTGAAGCCCGGCCGCCCCCACCTGGTGACCAACGGGGGGGACGTCTCCGCGGTCTTCCTGGTGCTGCAGGGCCTCGGCGAGTACGACTACGTTCCGCTGACCTGA
- a CDS encoding glycosyltransferase family 2 protein, with amino-acid sequence MTQLPFSTRSGVKPAPKVVVVMPAYNAGRTLRMTYEELPKDAVSLVILVDDGSTDATLEVARDLGLEIFVHDRNYGYGANQKTCYTEALRAGADVVVMVHPDYQYDPTLVPQIIAPIVAADADVVLGSRLAGAGSAIQQGMPWWKYLANRFLTGVENVAFGLRLSEYHTGYRAFSRAVLEAVNFRMNSDGFVFDQEIVAQVAAGGFRIAEIPVPVRYFPEASSASFAASCVYGVKILWVVTRYLLHRSGIKRSRRLGSIVGRYQRYSGLGPGSSPPPVPR; translated from the coding sequence ATGACCCAGCTTCCGTTCTCGACGCGCAGCGGGGTGAAGCCGGCGCCCAAGGTGGTGGTCGTCATGCCCGCCTACAACGCGGGCCGGACTCTGAGAATGACGTATGAAGAGCTGCCGAAGGACGCGGTGAGCCTGGTCATCCTGGTCGACGACGGCTCGACCGACGCAACCCTCGAGGTCGCGCGCGATCTCGGGCTCGAGATCTTCGTGCACGACCGCAACTACGGCTACGGGGCGAATCAGAAGACGTGCTACACGGAAGCCCTGCGCGCCGGCGCGGACGTCGTGGTGATGGTCCATCCGGACTACCAGTACGACCCCACCCTGGTCCCGCAGATCATCGCCCCGATCGTGGCCGCCGACGCCGACGTGGTGCTGGGCTCGCGCCTGGCCGGGGCCGGCTCGGCCATCCAGCAGGGGATGCCGTGGTGGAAGTACCTGGCCAACCGCTTTCTCACCGGGGTGGAGAACGTGGCCTTCGGCCTGCGCCTGTCCGAGTACCACACCGGCTACCGCGCGTTCAGCCGGGCCGTGCTGGAGGCCGTGAACTTCCGCATGAACTCCGATGGCTTCGTGTTCGACCAGGAGATCGTGGCGCAGGTGGCGGCGGGAGGCTTCCGGATCGCCGAGATCCCGGTGCCGGTCCGCTACTTTCCGGAGGCCTCGTCGGCCAGCTTCGCCGCATCCTGCGTCTACGGCGTGAAGATCCTCTGGGTGGTGACCCGCTACCTGCTGCACCGCTCGGGAATCAAGCGCTCGCGCCGGCTCGGCTCCATCGTGGGCCGCTACCAGCGCTACAGCGGGCTCGGCCCCGGCTCGAGCCCGCCGCCTGTCCCGCGCTGA
- a CDS encoding class I SAM-dependent methyltransferase, with the protein MGASPYRLKDDPHSSHSVILARLRDGRGRKALDVGAADGFLSERLTAQGWSVTALERDPALAARARGRCKEVVVADLEAAPPRLNGPFEAIVYGDVLEHLSEPRTALVALNRTLAPGGTVIVSVPNVAHLWMRLSLMLGRFDYADRGILDRTHLRFFTHRTFVAFLRDAGLTVVELRVTPVPLPVVVPERWHGAWLNGLHGLSALAARAWPRGLAYQFVAICRQAPEAA; encoded by the coding sequence ATGGGCGCCTCTCCCTATCGCCTCAAGGACGATCCTCATTCCAGCCACTCGGTGATCCTCGCGCGTCTGCGGGACGGGCGTGGACGCAAGGCGCTCGACGTCGGGGCCGCCGACGGCTTCCTCTCCGAGCGACTCACCGCGCAGGGGTGGAGCGTCACCGCGCTCGAGCGCGACCCGGCGCTGGCCGCGCGCGCCCGCGGCCGCTGCAAGGAGGTCGTGGTGGCCGACCTGGAGGCGGCACCCCCGCGGCTGAACGGGCCGTTCGAGGCCATCGTGTACGGCGACGTGCTCGAGCACCTGAGCGAGCCGCGCACGGCGCTCGTCGCCCTGAACCGCACCCTCGCGCCGGGCGGCACGGTGATCGTATCGGTGCCGAACGTGGCGCATCTCTGGATGCGCCTCTCGCTCATGCTGGGCCGCTTCGACTACGCCGACCGCGGCATCCTCGACCGCACGCACCTGCGCTTCTTCACGCATCGCACATTCGTGGCCTTCCTGCGCGACGCCGGGCTCACGGTGGTCGAGTTGCGGGTCACCCCGGTCCCGCTGCCGGTCGTGGTGCCGGAGCGCTGGCACGGGGCGTGGCTGAACGGGCTGCACGGCCTGAGCGCCCTCGCCGCGCGCGCGTGGCCCCGCGGGCTCGCCTACCAGTTCGTCGCGATCTGTCGCCAAGCTCCGGAGGCCGCCTAG
- a CDS encoding molybdopterin-binding protein codes for MAKTAGILLIGNEILSGKITDANAAYLCRELRALGVEVRRITVIPDEVDLIAAEVRAFSAAYDVVFTSGGVGPTHDDVTIEGVARALDVPVIREPRLVEVLERYFKGQLNEARLKMAEIPQGAELTADGALVFPAVVVRNIYILPGVPEIFRQKFDSLKERFRETPFHLCCVYVSMGEGTLADHLNAVLAAHPDLMLGSYPEFANPDYKVKVTLESKDRAYLDSAVGHLLDRLPTDAVVRVER; via the coding sequence ATGGCGAAGACGGCGGGCATCCTGTTGATCGGCAACGAGATTCTGTCGGGCAAGATCACGGACGCCAACGCCGCGTACCTCTGCCGCGAGCTGCGGGCCCTCGGCGTGGAAGTGCGCCGCATCACCGTCATCCCCGACGAGGTCGATCTCATCGCGGCCGAGGTGCGCGCGTTCAGCGCGGCGTACGACGTGGTCTTCACCTCGGGCGGAGTCGGGCCCACCCACGACGACGTCACCATCGAGGGGGTGGCCCGCGCGCTCGACGTGCCGGTGATCCGGGAGCCGCGGCTGGTCGAAGTGCTCGAGCGCTACTTCAAGGGCCAGCTCAACGAGGCGCGTCTGAAGATGGCCGAGATCCCGCAGGGGGCGGAGCTGACCGCGGACGGTGCGCTGGTATTCCCGGCGGTGGTCGTCCGCAACATCTACATCCTGCCCGGCGTGCCCGAGATCTTCCGCCAGAAGTTCGATTCCCTGAAGGAGCGGTTCCGCGAGACCCCGTTCCACCTCTGCTGCGTCTACGTCAGCATGGGGGAGGGCACGCTCGCCGATCATCTGAACGCGGTGCTGGCCGCGCATCCCGATCTGATGCTGGGCTCGTACCCCGAGTTCGCGAACCCCGACTACAAGGTGAAGGTGACGCTCGAGTCCAAGGACCGCGCCTACCTGGACTCCGCGGTGGGCCATCTCCTGGACCGTCTGCCGACGGACGCGGTGGTCCGCGTCGAGCGCTGA
- a CDS encoding SDR family oxidoreductase, with protein MTTDASPITLSGWALILGASSGFGAATSLALARAGLDIFGVHLDRKATLPNVERLSAEIGALGRRAHFWNVNAADEEKRAEVAAEMERVLRERGEMGQVRVMLHSLAFGTLKLFVADPMKEAVTKAQMDMTLDVMAHSLIYWAQELVSRGLMGRGGRIYAMTSSGGARVLPFYGPVSAAKAALESNIRQLAAELAPQGITANSIRAGVTATPAAQKIPNYEEFSQQAARRNPHRRLTTTEDVARAIVVLSHPDTYWMTGNVIGVDGGEEIVG; from the coding sequence ATGACCACCGACGCCTCTCCGATCACGCTGAGCGGCTGGGCTCTGATCCTGGGCGCCTCCTCCGGTTTCGGCGCGGCCACGAGCCTGGCCCTGGCCCGCGCGGGTCTCGACATCTTCGGCGTGCATCTCGACCGCAAGGCGACGCTGCCCAACGTCGAGCGCCTCTCCGCCGAGATCGGCGCGCTGGGACGGCGCGCCCACTTCTGGAACGTCAACGCGGCCGACGAGGAGAAGCGCGCGGAGGTCGCGGCCGAGATGGAGCGCGTGCTGCGCGAGCGCGGCGAGATGGGCCAGGTCCGCGTCATGCTCCACTCGCTCGCCTTCGGCACCCTCAAGCTCTTCGTGGCCGATCCGATGAAGGAGGCGGTGACGAAGGCCCAGATGGACATGACGCTCGACGTGATGGCCCACAGCCTCATCTACTGGGCGCAGGAGCTCGTCTCACGTGGGCTCATGGGCCGCGGTGGCCGCATCTACGCCATGACCTCGTCGGGTGGCGCGCGGGTGCTCCCCTTCTACGGGCCGGTGTCCGCGGCCAAGGCCGCGCTGGAGTCGAACATCCGGCAGCTCGCGGCCGAGCTGGCGCCTCAGGGCATCACCGCCAACTCGATCCGGGCCGGGGTCACCGCCACGCCCGCCGCGCAGAAGATCCCCAACTACGAGGAGTTCTCGCAGCAGGCGGCGCGGCGCAATCCGCATCGACGGCTCACCACCACCGAGGACGTGGCCCGGGCGATCGTGGTGCTGAGTCATCCCGACACCTACTGGATGACCGGGAACGTGATCGGAGTGGACGGCGGCGAAGAGATCGTGGGCTGA
- a CDS encoding undecaprenyl-diphosphate phosphatase yields MPAWLSVVILGVIEGITEFLPISSTGHLLLVENANLVSRQSDLFNITIQSGAAVAVLAVFGGRLRDLLARVTEPDARDYLLKLLLAFVITAVGGLVVKRLGFTLPKEIAPIAWATLVGGVIIIAIEWGLRGRRALPRDVTWAVAVAVGLAQLLAAVFPGTSRSAATIMMAMLLGLTRPAATEFSFLVGVPTLLAAGALETVQALRHPAGPPTEWGLLALGTLVSAVTAFVVVRWLLRWVQTHDFVVFGWYRIALGLVMLTRLV; encoded by the coding sequence GTGCCCGCCTGGCTGTCCGTGGTGATCCTGGGGGTGATCGAGGGGATCACCGAGTTCCTGCCCATCTCCTCGACCGGCCATCTGCTCCTGGTCGAGAACGCCAACCTGGTGAGCCGCCAGTCCGACTTGTTCAATATCACCATCCAGTCCGGGGCGGCGGTGGCGGTGCTGGCCGTCTTCGGCGGCCGCCTCCGCGACCTGCTCGCGCGGGTGACCGAGCCGGATGCGCGCGACTACCTGCTCAAGCTGCTGCTCGCCTTCGTGATCACCGCAGTGGGCGGCCTCGTGGTCAAGCGCCTGGGCTTCACGCTGCCGAAGGAGATCGCCCCCATCGCGTGGGCGACGCTGGTGGGCGGCGTGATCATCATCGCGATCGAATGGGGGCTGCGGGGCCGACGGGCGTTGCCCCGCGACGTGACCTGGGCGGTGGCGGTCGCGGTGGGGCTGGCCCAGCTGCTCGCCGCGGTGTTCCCGGGCACCTCTCGCTCCGCGGCCACCATCATGATGGCGATGCTGCTCGGCCTCACGCGACCCGCGGCCACCGAGTTCTCATTCCTGGTCGGCGTGCCCACCCTGCTCGCGGCCGGCGCGCTCGAGACGGTGCAGGCCCTGCGGCACCCGGCGGGGCCGCCCACCGAGTGGGGCCTGCTCGCGCTGGGCACCCTGGTCTCGGCGGTGACCGCGTTCGTGGTGGTGCGCTGGCTGCTGCGCTGGGTGCAGACTCACGACTTCGTCGTCTTCGGCTGGTATCGCATCGCTCTGGGCCTCGTGATGCTGACCCGGCTCGTCTGA